TGAGCGATTTCGACAAGGAAGCTGAACGTGAGAAATTGCGTAAGCGGTTCCAAGAAGAAGAGAAAAAACGAAAATCAGCCGAGCAGATGAGTGAGTTGCTGCTGAAGGGTGCAACAATGACAAACAAGCATTGCAGTGAGTGTGGGAATCCGATCTTCCGGATGAATGGACAAGAATTCTGTCCAAACTGTCAAGGAAACCCAGAAGAGAATCAGAAAGAAAAAGAAATACAGGAAGAAGAGGAAAAGAACCCGATTCAAATAACTGGTGAAACAACAATCAAAGAGATGGAAGATGCTGAGTTGTCAACCCAGACTGAGCAACCATACTCAGAGTCGGACGAAGAGCAAACTGTTGAGATTGCGGATACAGATCTGGAAGAGGGGTACAAAGCACTTGTCCAGGCATTAAACACACACGCTAAGCACGCTGCGTCGACAAGCGATCCACGAAAAGCAAAAGAACATCTTGAGGCTGCAAACGAAGCGGCCGACACACTTGGAACACTAAAACAGACACAGAAGTAGGTGTCAAGGACACAGTATCTCTGTTCAGCCGACCTTGGGAACCAGACTAAGACTTGGCAATATAGAACTTCGCAAATATTTTTTGACTATTGATACTGAGATCCAACGACATCTCGGATTCGTTCAGCAGTTACCTCGCCAACACCTTCTGCTTCCATGAGTGTCTGCTTATCAGCAGTCATGACAGCTTCTACAGACCCAAACTCAGAAAGCAATGATCTAGCTGTAACAGGGCCAATTTCAGCAATTGAGGCGACTACATACTCCTGCTGTTCAGACAGAGTTTTAGCCTGCTTTTCGCCGTGAACGCTGATGGTTCTATCGTTGTGTTCTTGCTCTCGGGTAGTAATCGTCGAGATAATCTTCGTGGTGTCGTCTTCATCGGAACTGAATAGAACGCTGACGCCAAAGTCAACAGCCAGAGAGGTTAATGATCCGCGGATTGCATTAGGGTGGACATCCCGCTTTTCGTATAGGTTATCTCCCTCAATGAGAAATACCGACCGAGGATAGTGGCGAGTAAGGTCACTAGCTTGTTCGAAAAGTGAACGTTCTTCTCCCAAAAGCGTGTCAAGGAAGTCATCAACTGTTTTTCGCTCAACTGCGACCCGATCAGAGCAGATGTAATCTCCAACGCTGAGCGTCTCAAGACGGGTTTGGATATCACTACGCTTCGACAGTTGGCGAGCAACTGTCGAGTGGAGCTCCCGTTGGTCAACGACAACTTCAAGTTCATCAGTAGCAGGAACTGGAGTATCATCAGAGGATGCGCTATCGGCGTTATCACTTTGTTCTGTTACAGAAGAGATTGTTTGCTGCAATGTTGCCTGGCTCTGACCAGAGTCAGCATTTGTACTCTTAGAGCCAGTATTGTTCGAAACAGAACTAGAATCAGGCCGATCTCCAGAGGAGAAGTTTGTAAGATTGGCCTGGGACAATTCAGAGTTTAGCTCATCGGTCATTGACTTGAGTTCTCTGAGCTCTTCTTGCATTTTCTGTTCACGTCGTCGAGACATCCAGAAGAATGCCTCATCCCGGGTATCTTCGGTCATAAGCACAACAACCGCTCCCTTTGCTTGGCGACCAGTACGACCTTTGCGCTGTATCGATCGAATTGCCGTTGGAACAGGTTCGTAGAACAGAACAAGATCGACTTCAGGAACATCGAGTCCCTCTTCCGCTACGGAGGTTGAAACAAGAACTTCAAAGTCGCCTGCACGAAAGGCATCAAGCGTTTCCTGTTGTTCTTTTTGTGTCATCCCGTCAGAATGTTCTTTGTCTCCCTGTCCGACAAATCGATGAGTGTCAAAGCTCTCACCGAGGATTTCCGTTAGAACTTCAGCTGTATCCCGAGACTCAGTGAATACAATTGCTCTGTCTCCACCATCGATCCCAAGTGTCTCAGCGAGACGGGCACGAGCACGTTCAAACTTTGGGTGTCGACCATCGAAGTCCTCAACACGCCGTATAGCCTCAAGAATTTTCCCGTCTGAGATAAATCGTTGACTTGCTTTAGACGCCCCTGAAGAACGAGCAGCCTGTTGCTGACGGTCGAAGTATCGCTCAAGTGCTTCGACAGATTGTGTTTCGATTAACTCACGAGCACGCCGAATCTTCATAATCTCAGCGTGGATTGACATCGCCTGATAGCCGGCTGAATTGTCATTATCGATCAGCTCTTGGATCTTTCCACGCAGTTTATTGAGATCTTTCTGTGAAAGATCAGGATCGGAACGGTTGGTGATTCCGAGTTCACGGAGCGTCCCGAGTCGTTGTTTAATCACATCAACAAGCAGATCTCGAATATCGGCTAAGTCATCTGGAAGGGTTACTTGTTCCCAGTCAATTTCAGTTGCATGTGTATACGAATCAACATCGGCATCATCTTCTGTCATCACATCGACAGACTTGATGCCAAGATTCGAGCAAATAGTGACAATCTCATCTTTGTCACTTCCAGGTGATGCGCTCATGCCAGTAACAAGGGGCTGGTCAGCGTCCTCATGATATCGCTCTGCGATATAGGTATATGCGTAATCTCCGGTCGCACGATGACACTCATCAAAAGTGCAGTGTGTAACGGATTGAAGCGAGATTCGTCCGCCAATGAGGTCATTCTCGATAACTTGTGGAGTTGCAATAACAATTTGGGATGTAGTCCAAAGCTCTTCCCGATCATCTGGTCGAACATCACCAGTAAAGACAACAACATCGTCTTCATCCATACGCAGTGCCTCACGGTAGAAGGTTGCGTGTTGTTGGACAAGCGGCTTTGTCGGAGCAAGCAAGAGAATCTTTCCACCAACCTCCTCAAGGCGGCGGACGGTAACAAGAAGGCTTACTGTCGTCTTTCCAAGGCCGGTAGGAAGGCAGACAAGCGTATGATTCTCAAGTGCACGGTTTGCTAATCGCAACTGGTAGAGTCTACGTTCAACCGTCTTCGAGGTAAGGAGTGGGTGATCAATATATGCTTGTCCGTCCTGTGTCGCCATGTAAATCTATTATAGTTCCAGTCTGCAAAAGAGTTCATATACCACGGTGAAAGTGACCTCCATCCCCGGCTGAAGCGGGGAGTCCCATCAGACATAGCGTTGCCCAAATTCCGATATTATCCGTTTCCTCTGTGGAAAAAGTCGCCTTTGTCCGCCAAATATACGTGCTAAAACGGAACTTTCTCTTTGATTCTCCGTTGGCCTCCTCCACACGGCTAGAACCGATGGGTGTTCGCCTTGAACCTCTGTAAGCCGGAATTCCCGTGACTGACACTAGTGTGGAGCATTTCGCAACAAGATATAAAATGTGATTATATAATTATTGAAGCGATCCAACCGCCAACAGCAGCAAAGATCGGCAAAGAGAGATTATCATCAATAACAAATCCACGAATCTCCATGAAAACGCCATCAGCAATCGTGGCAGCAACACCAACAACAACAGCTACGACCGTTGGAAGAAAGAGCACAGCAAACAAAAACGACAAAAGAAACATACCGATAAGTGCTACTGGTCGTTTGATTGGTATTGGGTCTTCTCCAGCAAGCGCACCAGCAATTGGATCAGCAATTGCCAGAATTAACATCGCCGGAACAGCAATCTCTGGCGAGAATAGGAGTGCAACAGTTGCCATTCCGACTGCATAAAGCGCATACCCAGCAATGCTATCTTGTTCATACTCTCGAGTGAGATGTTCATAGATCCACCACTGAAGGCCAATCTGGAGACGAATCGTCTCCAGAACTGCTGCACCGAGAACAAGAACAATGGTGGCTATTTGAATGTACTGCCATTCGACACCAGCAAGATACGCAAGAGGAATAACGGCTCCTGAGGAATGGACAAGCCGTCGTCCAACTTCCCCTTTAATCGAGTTGAGAAGTCCCTGAGTCTGTACTCTATCTGCGTTCTGTTTCATTCGTTGACTATCTCAGAAAATCTCAGTTCACCGTCCCGAAGATTACTAAGGATAGTGGATAAGTCGTCAAGCGGAGCTCGTACCTGTTCCGTCGTATCCCGCTCGCGGATGGTCACCGTGTCATCATCAAGTGTCTGGTAGTCAACAGTGACAC
This portion of the Salinarchaeum sp. IM2453 genome encodes:
- a CDS encoding Sjogren's syndrome/scleroderma autoantigen 1 family protein; translation: MSDFDKEAEREKLRKRFQEEEKKRKSAEQMSELLLKGATMTNKHCSECGNPIFRMNGQEFCPNCQGNPEENQKEKEIQEEEEKNPIQITGETTIKEMEDAELSTQTEQPYSESDEEQTVEIADTDLEEGYKALVQALNTHAKHAASTSDPRKAKEHLEAANEAADTLGTLKQTQK
- a CDS encoding DEAD/DEAH box helicase, coding for MATQDGQAYIDHPLLTSKTVERRLYQLRLANRALENHTLVCLPTGLGKTTVSLLVTVRRLEEVGGKILLLAPTKPLVQQHATFYREALRMDEDDVVVFTGDVRPDDREELWTTSQIVIATPQVIENDLIGGRISLQSVTHCTFDECHRATGDYAYTYIAERYHEDADQPLVTGMSASPGSDKDEIVTICSNLGIKSVDVMTEDDADVDSYTHATEIDWEQVTLPDDLADIRDLLVDVIKQRLGTLRELGITNRSDPDLSQKDLNKLRGKIQELIDNDNSAGYQAMSIHAEIMKIRRARELIETQSVEALERYFDRQQQAARSSGASKASQRFISDGKILEAIRRVEDFDGRHPKFERARARLAETLGIDGGDRAIVFTESRDTAEVLTEILGESFDTHRFVGQGDKEHSDGMTQKEQQETLDAFRAGDFEVLVSTSVAEEGLDVPEVDLVLFYEPVPTAIRSIQRKGRTGRQAKGAVVVLMTEDTRDEAFFWMSRRREQKMQEELRELKSMTDELNSELSQANLTNFSSGDRPDSSSVSNNTGSKSTNADSGQSQATLQQTISSVTEQSDNADSASSDDTPVPATDELEVVVDQRELHSTVARQLSKRSDIQTRLETLSVGDYICSDRVAVERKTVDDFLDTLLGEERSLFEQASDLTRHYPRSVFLIEGDNLYEKRDVHPNAIRGSLTSLAVDFGVSVLFSSDEDDTTKIISTITTREQEHNDRTISVHGEKQAKTLSEQQEYVVASIAEIGPVTARSLLSEFGSVEAVMTADKQTLMEAEGVGEVTAERIRDVVGSQYQ
- a CDS encoding dolichol kinase, with protein sequence MKQNADRVQTQGLLNSIKGEVGRRLVHSSGAVIPLAYLAGVEWQYIQIATIVLVLGAAVLETIRLQIGLQWWIYEHLTREYEQDSIAGYALYAVGMATVALLFSPEIAVPAMLILAIADPIAGALAGEDPIPIKRPVALIGMFLLSFLFAVLFLPTVVAVVVGVAATIADGVFMEIRGFVIDDNLSLPIFAAVGGWIASIII